The following nucleotide sequence is from Carassius carassius chromosome 16, fCarCar2.1, whole genome shotgun sequence.
ACACTTGGCAAATATATCCGTAATGCGCAAATGGGAAGTTCTGTTTCAGGGATTATGTCTCTTTATATCAGGCAACCCAGTTGTGTTCCACTGCCGCCAGATTAAACCTTGCTGTAGCCTATATTATGctcttttcattattttttttagaaacttcTCACTTTCCTACTCCATTTTAAACGTTGTTCTTGTATTCAAATTAAGCGCGGTCCACTGCTGCAAACGTTTCACAATATCGATACTGGGCCATCTGTATCAAATTTCTGTCAAATCTCTGTGACGATACATGGTCTTATCGATTTATTGAACACAGCACTAATTGAAACTACTTCAACTGTGTTCAGAGGTCATAAAAAGTTAAACCAAGGTTTGTTATGTGTATAGGGCCGAGACCTGATCAAGTTTTAATGTTGCCCTACCTGTGAGGTGGGGTGTCGCTGATCGTCAACTCTTCCTGGAGACTCACTCTTGGCTCTCTTGCGATCACCCATCACAACCAGACTTCCTGTTGGACTAAACCTGAAAGAAAACAGTATGGGTTGTATCTTTTACAGGAAACTTGTCAGCAGAAGAACATGGGATACTGTGGTAAATGAGGCACATTTAACCCAGGCAAATTATCACACCTGGACTTCCCAAACGTTATAATCAACATGAAATGACATTTGCAACTACATCCAATTCAGAGTAGAATGGTAAAATACAGGACTGACAACCATATTATGCTGCTGTGTGAATGTGGTGTATATGGTATCATCCTGTACTGACTGGATAATGTAAATGGTTAAAGGGAAAGGGTTGAAAAGTTAGAAGACTTGGTGACATTAGTTGAAATAGTAACTTGTTTCTGAAGTGGAGAAAGGCATTACATTTCAAGTAAAGACCATCAAAACACTTTCATCACAATGAACTGAAGAATTCTGTGCAATAAGACTAAGATTTTACTTTCGTTTTACCAGTGAATGTGAACTTCGGGACGATTTAACACACCTCTCTGTTTCACTGAAGCTACTGGACGGCTGGGAGCTTTTCCCACCTCTTCTTCCTTCCTGCACCAGTGTACTACGTCCTGAGGTGTCAATCATGACCGTCGGCCCTTCCTCGGCCCCACTGCCCTCCTCCGCTGATGCCTGGGTCTCCGCCCCCATCCACTCATCCATCCTTTCAGTCTTAATCCGAAACCCATCCACCATCTGCACGTTCTCCTCTCCACCTCTCTCCACCTCAGTCCCAGTCTCGACATACCACTGTCCGGCTCGGTTAATACGGAGAATGGGCTCTTTCCCAGTTCCCACCTCCTCCGAGCCAATGCCACTGTGCTCCACTATCTGGGGGCTCATGGACTCCCCAGGGGGACTGATCTCTCTGACTTCCCTCACATCACGGATGCTGATCACCCCAGTGTTGCCAATCAATCGGGAACTGGTATGTCTGGGACTTAGGGAGCGGGACCCACCTAACACGGTTCCACCTCTTCCTGACTCAGTGGTCGGGTTGGCGGTCCTGTGGGCCCCGTTCCCAAGCTCCTCTTCCACATCTGACAAACTGATTTTAAAGTGGATTCCCTCTAAAATCTGGGTGCAACGGTCAATAATGTGCTGCATCTGAAGGAAGCTGGCAGCCGTCAGGTAGCTAATGATATCGGCGAGCTGCAAGCACAAGCGTCCCGTGTAGCAAAATGAAAGGAGCTGCTCGAACACGGTTGGGTTGCGGATCACTGATATGGAGACGGTGCTCATCTCGCTCAGTGACATGTGGTCCCTGAAGTAGGGGGAGCTGGCGGCGAGGACCACCTTGTGGGCACGAAAACTATGGCCCTGAACATTGACCACGATGTCACATAGACGGCCCTGTATTCGCAACTGGTTCAGATGCGACAGGACGGAGTTGCTGAAGTCCGGAATATCAAGTTGGATGCTTCCTGCTCGTTCCATGCGGGCTGCCTATTGAGCTGCTCTTCAAGGCTGCTGACAAAAAAACAAGAGAAGTTTAGGACTGTTACAGTGGGACTTTCTGAGCATGTCAGCAATAAAAACCCCATAACAACGACAACAACAGAACATTCAGCATTATAAgcaaacaatgttaaatatatttttaaaaacccaaatatattagacaacaatatttgaaaatttggTCATTTGACAGTCACAGATAACAACACTAGTCAGGTAGGTATTTTAGGGGGGAAAAACATACtttcaaatataaatgttttttaaattaaatttaaatttatgcatttagcagacgcttttatccaaagcgacttacagtgcattcaggctaacaatttttacctaccatgtgttcccggggaatcaaacccacaaccttgcgcttcatAGCACAATGCTCTGCCaaatgagctacaggaacactgaatATAATAACTAAATACAGTTTTATGTCTTCAAATAGATACTTTAgcaataaattatgtttaaaattaaACTGTGACGCTAATCACATCTCACTTTACATGCTCAAAAACAGGATGAAAATCACTTTTTTCCCCATtactctgaataaaaaaaaattaaatcacatttcTTTTAGCCAAACTTTTTCTGTCCAAAATCCAATCCTATCAGagtatgtattttatttgataaataattgACTAGTGGGACCAATATTCTTGGTACCTATTGCGCTTACATGTGGAAAGAGCCACCTGgctcatcatttttatttttatttgtcagcATTTCTGAATCTGACATCTCTTCAGCTTAATATGTCTTATGGGACAGAAAAGTTTCCAGTCTGTACACCTCACAATATCAGCAGATGCAATCCGTCAATATTTTTTGTGTAGTTTCATTATAACTGCATATTTGGCCACAATTTTCATCAGACATGCTATATAGTAGGTAAGTGCACACATTCAAGGTGGTACAAAATGGCTTGTGGATAAAATCCCCCATTTAACTTCCTGTGAAGTCATATGCCGATGTACACTTGTTCCCTTAGCAGTCTGCAGTGCAAacacttaaagctgcagtctgtaactttttttggttaaaaattatccgaaatcaatatttgagcaagtacataaccagctGGTGTTCAAAACTATCACCTTACTTTGTTTCACACCAGTTAGCTtatataatgttttctaatttgagtggtacAGGTAGGATATTGCTGTAAATTGGAGCATGTTGCTGAGTCATTTCGTCATGTCTGTGAACATACAGAAGTTGTCCTGGCTACTAGACTATATCGCATGTGAAGATCCTGCACGTGGCAGATCGTTTATACCTcttcctcagttggtcagaacaaatgtGGCAGACTTGTTACTTATTGGTTCAGATGACAATACatggtgaaaattcttatttgggtctTATATTACAAGACGTAGGCTAGAATATGTGATTGCGAAGTACAGTAAATACCCACACCGGAGCGGTGACTGACAGCCAGCCACACATACTCCTCAAAACATTAGTTTCATCTGCACTGGAGCCGTGCCGGAGCACAACCCACGCAAGGAAGATAATTCCGCACACAGCTGCAATTGCAGGTTTTCAGGCGACAAAGAGGCAAAATTtacgactgcagctttaataacttaaaggtgctgtatgtaggattgacaacgagtggttgaactaggtattgcagactgtagcattgtttgttaacttagcatgtttcttaaatatctgcaaacatatgatAGATATGCTTTAGTAAAGTCAAAAACGTACATACAGCACTGTAGTGGCCAAATTTTCTTAAGTCCACTTTGCACGACGTGACTGAGCAATTTAAACATACCCATTCATTTGCAAAaaatcacacacattttttttttcgtaaCACTTTACATTACAATGTACCATGTTGAAAAGCTACAGAACTAAGCTAAATGAATAGGTTAACCAGAGCAATTACAACAACCTGTTTAATTACAAGCGTATGTACTTACAAGCAATttcaatatttgttattattaacatTCAAAAACCATGAAGTTGCGTAATTACATAGTAGCATTGCAACAATGACAATGTAATGTAAAGTATGACCCAATTTTCTTTAAGAAAGTTAGATTTGTAGTGAGATGCAAATGGTTTACCTCACCTTTTTAATAAGAGGCACAAAAATCGCTCTCCTATATTGTTCGGCACACTTGCACTTCTTTATGGTTACAAATCACAGCTGTTAGAGAGCAAAGTTGACATTTTTCTGATTGCATAGCTCAGGAGGATTGATTCGCAGTGTTACtttgtctctctctgtttttgaCATAGTATCGGCGGACGGCGCAGAGCAGCTGTAACCGGCGGCGTGGCACCTCAGTTCGGCTCCAGTAACTCACTGCAGCGCGGTGATGCGATGAAGCCTAACCGAGAAACACGCACACACCCCGGCGCAGAGCGGGCAGGGAGGTGCCTTACCCCAGTCCACGCCAAAtttatagatataaaaaaaaacggaACACCAAAATACGATTTTCCTTTCACGACAGCCTGTTCTGAGTTATTTGGCATTGAATTTCCTCATTTTACGACCACTATTTCTCGTTATACTTATCGCCAGGGATTCTGCTGTCGCTTTCGGTTCCTCCGCCGCTCTCATATTCCCCCATGTATAACATGAGCCAATGTACAGAAAATGGCactctgggaaatgtagttctGTCACACCTCAGCCATAGCAACCAAAAATGGAGAAATTACGCGAGAGGGACTCACGCTCCCATAATGCTTTGCTTTACCATCGCTGTGAAAGTGGGTAAAGAGTTTGGTTGCATTTTTTGATGACAGTTGCTTCCTCTATTGTATGTGTGAGGgaatatataaagatataaacaAACAGATATTTGCTTGCTGAAATACTGTAAGCCGTTATAAACATTAACATgttgcattttattaataaattattacataaatgtaaaagaaagtCTTGTTGCAGGGCAACGCAGGCCCATTCCATGACATCAATAGAACTGAACCCAATGAACCCgtgaaaaa
It contains:
- the LOC132159751 gene encoding zinc finger and BTB domain-containing protein 37-like, producing the protein MERAGSIQLDIPDFSNSVLSHLNQLRIQGRLCDIVVNVQGHSFRAHKVVLAASSPYFRDHMSLSEMSTVSISVIRNPTVFEQLLSFCYTGRLCLQLADIISYLTAASFLQMQHIIDRCTQILEGIHFKISLSDVEEELGNGAHRTANPTTESGRGGTVLGGSRSLSPRHTSSRLIGNTGVISIRDVREVREISPPGESMSPQIVEHSGIGSEEVGTGKEPILRINRAGQWYVETGTEVERGGEENVQMVDGFRIKTERMDEWMGAETQASAEEGSGAEEGPTVMIDTSGRSTLVQEGRRGGKSSQPSSSFSETERFSPTGSLVVMGDRKRAKSESPGRVDDQRHPTSQGEEQAVFDMGGYEEYLREQVGDRWFRYNPRLTCIYCCKSFNQKGSLDRHMRLHMGITPFVCRICGKKYTRKDQLEYHIRKHTGNKPFHCHVCGKSFPFQAILNQHFRKNHPGCAPQEVSHSASPETTTVTSRGGQNEDESPSQEDAEGNGGGGGAGSSFGEGVQPSVSTTGPD